The DNA window AGGCCCGGACGCCAGGGGTGGACGGCTCGCTCAGGGCCGGAGCCACGATGGCCGGCGCCACCGGCGGGAGCAGCCCGAGCAGAGCACCCCTCCGGGGGTGGGGCACCCCGAACCTGCGCAGCAGCCACGCCACTCCCGAACACCCCGCGACGATCAGCCCCGCGTCGATGGTGAACACGACGGCCCGGAGGATCAGCGCCCCGGTCGGCGTGTAGTCGTCGTACAGGTTGGCGGTCTTGCCGTGTATGACGAGGAAGGCCAGGAGCGGAACCATCAGGGTGAACAGCCAGCTCAAGATCCCCCCGGCCGCGACCGCAGGGACGAACCACAACATCGGGAGGACCGAGGTCGAGGGGGGAACCCGCGCTCCGTCTGACTGGGGTGCGGCCTGAGCGCTTTCGCTCACGTTCCTCCCTCGCGGGGTCGCCGACACGGTCCTTTGATGGGACGCCGGGAACAGCCCCGCGGTTGTCCACACCGCGGTCCCGTGGGAGCGGACGGTCACCCGCGGCCGCCGTCCGGAGTCGCCTGTCCGCGCACCAACCGGTGACCGGACGGCGGCCGTTGCTGTGACACGGGAGCACCGCGGGTCAGTCGAGGCCGGTGACCATGGTGGCGACGCTGTCCAGGTAGGCCAGGGTCTCGTTGCGCGGCATGGTGGGCAGGTCGATCAGTATCCGTTCGACGTCCAGCCCGGCGGCGGCGGTGATGTCGGTGGGGTTGGCGGGCACGCCGAACACCGTGACCGGCAGCCGGCCCCGACCCTGCTGCTGGCCGCGTTCCCGCAGTTCGGCGATGCGGGAGGCGAGCGGTTCCGTCTCCCCGTTCCAGCGGGGGAACCACCCGTCGCCGTAGTCCAGCACCCGGTCCAGCACCGTGGGCGCCTCCCCGCCGACGAGGACCGGGAGGTGCGGCTGCTGTACCGGTTTGGGCCAGGCGTACATCGGGTCGAAGTCCACGAAGTCACCGTGGAACTCGGCCACGTCGCTGGTCCAGATCCGTTTGATCGCCCTCACCCGTTCGCCCAGCAGGGAGACGCGGGTTCGGGGGTCGGTGCCGTGGTGGCGCATCTCCTCCCTGCCCCACCCGGAGCCCACACCCAGCACGAACCGGCCGTCGCTGACCCGGTCGAGGGAGGCGGCCTCCTTGGCCACCATGATGGGGTCGCGTTGCACGAGCAGCGCGATACCGGTACCCACCACCAGCCGCCGGGTGGCGGCGGCCGCGGCCGACAGCGCGACGAACGGGTCCAGCGTGCGGTAGTACCGGCGCTCCAGCTCCTCCGCTCCCACCTCGCGGGTCACCGGGATGTGGCTGTGCTCCGCGGTGAACAGCGCGTCCAGCCCGCGCTGCTCCAGCGCCGGGCCGAGTTCGGCCGGAGCGATCCCCTCGTCGGTGATGAACGTGGACACACCGAATTCCATACGTGTCGAGCCCGGCGGTGGAGTTCTCGGGTCCCCGGACCGGGCCCTCCCCCCTTTCCGGACGCGCGGCTGTCTGGTCCGCCGCCACGACGCCGGGAAACGGCACGTCAGCGGCTCGGGCCCCTCTCCGGGAGGATACGGCCGTCACGCATGGTGGTGACCGTGTCGGCGGTGTCGAGGTACTCGGTGTCGTGGGTCACCATGAGCGTGGCGACGTCGTGGGTGCGGGTCACGTCGGCGATCAGTTCCACGATCCGCGCCCCGCGATCATGGTCGAGGGCGGCGGTGGGCTCGTCCACCAGGAGGACCCGCGGGGTTCCGGTCAGGGCGCGGGCGATGTTCACGCGCTGGCGCTCCCCGCCGGAAAGGTGGGCGACGCGCCGGTGCTGTTTGCCGTCCAGCCCCACCGTCGCCAGCAGCCTCTCGGCGGCGGCGCGGTGGGTACGCGGCGGCCGACCGCGCATGTGGTCGGTGACCAGCAGCTGCTCCACCGCGGTGAGGGACGGGATCAGGTTGGGCTGCTGGAACACGATCCCGATCCGGTTGAGCCGCAGCTGGGTGCGCGCCCTGTCGCCCAGGTCGGTGGCCTCGGTTCCGGCGATCTCCACGGTGCCGGTGTCGGGCCGGATCAGGGTGGCGGCGGCCGCCAGCAGACTGGACTTCCCCGAACCGGACGGGCCGACGAGGGCGTGCAGCTCGCCGGGGGCGGCGCTCAGGGACACCCGGTCCAGCGCGGTGACGGTGGAGTCGCCGTCGGGGTAGGTGAGGGTGACGTCGCGCAGGGTGATGCTCATCGGGATCCTCCCAGGGCGGTCAGCGGGTCGACCGAGGTGATGCGGCCGACGGCCAGGACGGCTCCGACCATGCCGAGCGCGGCCATGCCGGCGACCGGCGGGACGGTGGTGGCCAGGGTCAGCTCGAAGGGCACGGCTCCCTCCACCGCGGTTCCGACCGCCGCGGCGACCGCACCGCCGGTGCCGGTGCCCGCGGCGAGCACGAGCAGCGCTTGGGCCAGGGCGTCGCGCAGCAGGTAGGCGGTGGAGCCGCCCAGCGCCTTGAGGACGGCGATGTCTCCGGTGCGCTGGATCGTCCACACCGTGAGGAACGCACCGATGACCAGGGCGGAGATGACGTAGAGGAAGCCCTGGATCATCAGCAGCGAACCGTTCTCCGAGGAGAACGCCCCGATCGCCTGCAGGCTGTCCGAACGGGTCGCCGAGACCGTTCCGGCATCCTCGTCGACGGCGGCGGTCTCGGCCGAGGGCGCGTCGGCGGCGACCACCGTGCCGGCGGGTGCGTCCCCACCCCCGGCGGGGGCGAGATCGCGCCAGGTTCCCAGGGAGGTCCACACCACCGGCGTGTGGCTGTACTGGTCGTCACCGGCCACCCCGGTGACGGTGAGGTCCTCCCCGGCGATGGTGACGGTGTCGCCGGCGGC is part of the Haloactinospora alba genome and encodes:
- a CDS encoding LLM class F420-dependent oxidoreductase translates to MSTFITDEGIAPAELGPALEQRGLDALFTAEHSHIPVTREVGAEELERRYYRTLDPFVALSAAAAATRRLVVGTGIALLVQRDPIMVAKEAASLDRVSDGRFVLGVGSGWGREEMRHHGTDPRTRVSLLGERVRAIKRIWTSDVAEFHGDFVDFDPMYAWPKPVQQPHLPVLVGGEAPTVLDRVLDYGDGWFPRWNGETEPLASRIAELRERGQQQGRGRLPVTVFGVPANPTDITAAAGLDVERILIDLPTMPRNETLAYLDSVATMVTGLD
- a CDS encoding ABC transporter ATP-binding protein, translated to MSITLRDVTLTYPDGDSTVTALDRVSLSAAPGELHALVGPSGSGKSSLLAAAATLIRPDTGTVEIAGTEATDLGDRARTQLRLNRIGIVFQQPNLIPSLTAVEQLLVTDHMRGRPPRTHRAAAERLLATVGLDGKQHRRVAHLSGGERQRVNIARALTGTPRVLLVDEPTAALDHDRGARIVELIADVTRTHDVATLMVTHDTEYLDTADTVTTMRDGRILPERGPSR
- a CDS encoding ABC transporter permease encodes the protein MFVAIRDILFAKGRFALMGSVIALITLLTVLLSGLTAGLANESTSAVANLPASHIAFGSSGDEEPDESFADSSVTADQVEEWSGADGVAWAEPLGITQTRLELDGGETTGATVFAARPGGKLAPDGAGDGQVVIGRSIAEEENLAAGDTVTIAGEDLTVTGVAGDDQYSHTPVVWTSLGTWRDLAPAGGGDAPAGTVVAADAPSAETAAVDEDAGTVSATRSDSLQAIGAFSSENGSLLMIQGFLYVISALVIGAFLTVWTIQRTGDIAVLKALGGSTAYLLRDALAQALLVLAAGTGTGGAVAAAVGTAVEGAVPFELTLATTVPPVAGMAALGMVGAVLAVGRITSVDPLTALGGSR